From a region of the Sminthopsis crassicaudata isolate SCR6 chromosome 6, ASM4859323v1, whole genome shotgun sequence genome:
- the LOC141547351 gene encoding olfactory receptor 4S2-like has translation MKEISNVTEFILTGLSQNKEVQQVCFLLFLLFYAIIIFGNFLIILTIKGSTNLNSPMYFFLSFLSFVDICYSSVTAPKLIVDFQAKVKTISFVGCMTQLFGVHFFGCTEIFILTVMAYDRYVAICKPLHYTTIMDQRVCTILMVSSWVGGFIHSIIQTLLTVWLPFCGPNLIDHYFCDVHPLLKLACTDTYVVGVIVVANSGMISLSCFIILVGSYAVILFSLRTRSAEGRRKALSTCASHVIVVILFFAPCIFIYMRPSTTFTEDKMVAVFYTIITPMLNPLIYTLRNADVKNAMKKQWSKKVMGQRSKELK, from the exons ATGAAGGAAATCAG TAATGTCACAGAATTTATTCTGACAGGTCTGTCCCAGAACAAGGAGGTGCAGCAAGTATGCTTCTTACTGTTCTTACTTTTTTATGCCATCATCATCTTTGGGAATTTCCTTATCATCCTGACGATCAAGGGCAGCACAAATCTGAACTCTCCCATgtatttcttcctcagtttcttatctttTGTTGACATTTGTTACTCTTCCGTCACTGCTCCAAAGCTGATTGTAGATTTCCAAGCTAAGGTCAAGACCATCTCCTTTGTTGGTTGCATGACTCAGCTCTTTGGGGTCCATTTCTTTGGATGCACTGAGATCTTCATCCTCACGGTAATGGCCTATGACAGGTATGTGGCCATCTGTAAGCCCCTGCACTACACAACCATTATGGACCAGAGGGTCTGTACCATACTGATGGTGAGTTCTTGGGTGGGAGGCTTCATTCATTCTATCATCCAGACCCTTCTCACCGTCTGGCTGCCCTTCTGTGGTCCCAATCTGATCGACCATTATTTTTGTGACGTCCATCCTCTCTTGAAGCTGGCCTGCACAGACACTTATGTGGTGGGCGTCATCGTGGTGGCCAATAGTGGGATGATATCCTTGAGCTGCTTCATCATTCTTGTGGGCTCCTATGCTGTCATCCTGTTTTCCCTCAGGACCCGCTCTGCGGAGGGAAGGCGTAAGGCCCTCTCCACCTGTGCTTCCCATGTCATTGTGGTGATTTTGTTCTTTGCACCCTGCATCTTCATCTACATGCGACCCTCAACCACCTTCACGGAAGATAAAATGGTAGCTGTGTTCTATACCATCATAACCCCCATGTTGAACCCCCTGATCTACACTTTGAGGAATGCAGATGTGAAGAATGCTATGAAAAAGCAGTGGAGCAAGAAAGTGATGGGGCAGAGAAGTAAAGAGCTGAAATGA